Below is a window of Streptomyces sp. NBC_00223 DNA.
CCTCACCGTGCTGCTCGACATCTCCCCGGAGGCCGCCCGGGAGCGCTTCACCGAGGCGCCCGACCGGCTCGAGTCGGAACCGGCGGAGTTCCACCAGCGGGTGCGGTCCGGTTTTCTCACCCTGGCCGCGGCCGACCCCGCCCGCTACCTCGTGGTCGACGCCGGGCAGGAGCCCGCCGCCGTCACCACGGTCGTACGGCACCGGCTCGACCAGGTGCTGCCGCTGTCCGCCCAGGAGATCGAGGCCCGCGCCGAGGCCGAGCGCAAGGCCGCGGAGGAGGCGGCCAGGCTCGTCGCCGAGGAGGCCGCGCGCAAGGCGGAGGAAGAGCGCCTGGAGCGCGAGCGGCAGGCCCAGTTGGAGAAGCTGCGCCGCGAGGAGGAGGAGCGCCGCCTCGCCGCGGAGGAGGCCGCCCGCCAGGAGATCGCCGAGCGCAAGGCCGCGCAGGAGGCCGAGGAGGCCCGGCTGCGGGCCGAGGAAGCCGCCAGGATCGAGGCGGAGGCCGCCGCGAGGCGTGCCGCCGAGGAGGCCGCGCGGGCCGCCGAGCAGGCGCGGCTGAAGCGGCTGGCCGAGGAGCAGGCCCGGCTGCGGGCCGAGGCCGAGGAGCGCCGGCTGGAGAAGCAGCGCAAGGCGGAGGAGGCGCTGCTCCGAGCGGAGGCCGCCCGGCGGGAGGCGGAAGCGGCGGCCATCGCGGCGTCGGCGGCTGCCGCGGCCGAGGAGACGGCGGTGCTGCCCGCGATCGCGCCGCCGGAGCGGGAGCCGGAGCCCCGGCCCGAATCGACGTCGGAGCCGAAGCAGGAGTCCGGGCCGAAGCAGGAGTCCGGGCCGAAGCCGGAGGCGTCCGCCGAGACGACGACCGTGCTGCGGCCGGTGCTCCCGGCGAAGCCCGAGCGGGCGCCGGAGCCCGCACCCGAGCCGGAAGCGGCGCCGAAGTCCGAGCCGGACCCGAAGCCGGGGTTCGACTCGTCCGAGACCACGACGGTGCTGCCGTCCGTGCCCGACCCGGCGCGGGAGTCCGACTCCGCCGAGACGACGACCGTGCTGCCGCCCGTACCGGGCACCGCGCGCGACGCCGACCCCGCCGACCGGGTGCCGCCGTGGATCTTCCGGCCCGACCAGCCGGAGAACGAGCGCACCCGCGAGCTGCCTGCGGCCCAGCCGAGGCCCGCGCGTCGGCCACGCCCCGACTGGGCGGAGGAGACTCCCCTCGACGACCTCCCCACCCTCGCGGACGAACTGCTCGGCCCGCACGACGGCGACCACCCCGGCCGCCTCTGAGGTCCGCGGCCTGGTCGCGCGTGGGGGATGTGCGGGACACCGCCGCAGGGCACGACAATGGGCCCGCGCGGTGTCCGTGGCGCGCGAGGGCCCGCGGAAGCGGGCCGCTCCGGGGTGAGCCACGCCGGAGAGCGCCGCGCGGCGGATGAGCGCACGGGCGCGGAAGGGGGACGGCCGGGTGGGCGAAGCACACGGCACGCGCTACCTCGTCCTCGGCGCGACCGAGGTCTGGTCCGGCTCCACGCCGCTGTCCCTCGGGGGCCCGCGGCTGCGCGCCCTCCTCACCGCCCTGGCCCTGCGCCCCGGCCGGCCGGTCCCCGCGCGGACCCTGATCGACGAGGTCTGGGCGGACACCCCGCCCGGCGACGCGGCGGCCGCCCTCCAGGCCCTGGTCGCCCGCCTCCGCAAGACCCTCGGCCGGGCCGCCGTCACCTCAGAACCCGGCGGCTACCGGCTAGACACCCCGCGCGACACGGTGGACCTCTTCGCCTTCGAAGCCCTCCTGCGGGACGGCGAGAGCGCCCTGCGCGCAGGAGACCCCGCCACGGCCGCCCGTACGCTCACCAGCGCGCTCGCCCTGTGGCGCGGCCCCGCCCTGGCCGACCTGCCGGACCGGGCCGCCGCCGCCCGCCCCGAAGCGCTACGGCTGACCGCGCTGCGGCTGAGGATCGACGCCGACCTCGCGCTCGGCGACAGCGCCCACGCGCTCGCCGCACTGCGTGAAGCCGTCGCCGACCACCCGCTGGACGAGGCGTTCAGGGCCCAGCTCATCCGCGCCCTGCGCGCCGAGGGCCGCACCGCCGACGCGCTGGTGGCGTACGACGAGGCCAGGACCGTACTCGCGGACACGCTCGGCACCGCCCCGGGGCCCGAGCTGAGCGCCCTGCACCTGGAACTGCTCCGGCAGCCGGCACCGAAGCCGAACGCGCCTGGCGTACCCCCCGCCCCGCCTGGACTCCGCCGCAGGGGCAACCTCCGGTCCCGCCTGACCAGCTTCGTCGGCAGGGAGAGCGATCTGCTGGCCCTCCGGCGCGATCTGACCACCGCCCGTCTGGTCACCCTGACCGGGCCCGGCGGCTCGGGGAAGACCCGGCTGGCCCAGGAGGCCGCCGAAGCCGCGCAGCTGGGCCATGACCACCCCGACGGTGTCTGGCTGGCCGAACTCGCGCCCTTGGACGACCCCTCCGCCGTCCCGCACGCCGCCCTGACCGCCCTCGGCCTGCGCAACACCCTCCTGCCGGGCTCCGGCCGCGACCCGCTGAGACCCGAGCCGTACTCCGAGGACCCGATCGCGCGGCTGCTCGACCACTGTGCGCACCGGCGCCTGCTGCTCGTCCTCGACAACTGCGAGCACCTGATCGGCGCCGCCGCCCACCTGGCCGCGGAACTGCTCTCCGCCTGCCCGGGTGTGACCGTACTGGCCACCAGCCGCGAGCCGCTGGGTGTACCGGGCGAGGTCGTACGGCCGGTGGAGCCGCTGCCGCCGCCGACCGCGTACCGGCTCTTCGCCGAGCGGGCCGCGACCGCCAGACCGCACCCGGGCGGCGCCCCGAGGACGGAGGACGCCGACGCCGTACGCGAGATCTGCCGGCGGCTGGACGGACTGCCGCTGGCGATCGAACTGGCGGCGGCCCGGCTGAGGGTGCTGTCGCCGCGCCAGATCGCCGACCGGCTCGACGACCGCTTCCGGCTGCTGACCAGCGGCAGCCGTACGCTGCTGCCGCGCCAGCAGACCCTGCGGGCGGTGGTCGACTGGAGCTGGGACCTGCTGGACGCGCAGGAGCGTACGACGCTGCGCGCGCTGAGCGTCTTCGCGGGCGGCTGCACCCTGGCCGCCGCGGAGGCGGTGTGCGGGCCCGACGCGCTCCAGACGGTGGCCCAACTGGTCGACAAGTCCCTGGTGGTGGCCGACCACGGCCGTCCCGGCGGCACCCGCTACCGCCTGCTGGAGACGATCCACGAGTACGCGGCCGAACGCGCCGCCGAGCACCCGGCCGAGCGGGCAGCCGCCGCCGCCCGGCACACGGCGTACTTCCGCGAACTGGCCGCGACCGTCGACGCCGCGCTGCGCGGCGCGGACCAACTGCGCCGGCTGGAGGTGATGGAGACCGAACTCGACAACATCAGGGCGGCCCTGCTCCGCTCGATCGAGGACCGGGCGGAGCCGGACGCTCTCGCGATCACGCTGTCCATGGGCTGGTTCTGGTGGCTGCGCAACTACCGCGACGAGGCGAACGGCTGGCTGAGCCGGGTGACCGCGCTCGGCGGCGATCCGCCCGAGGACTCCGGCGACCCGATGTACTGGCCGCGGCTGGACGTGCGGATGCTGCATCTCTTCGTCAACAGCGACAGCGCCTCGGCGGAGCAGTGGTCGTCCGAGGCGATCCGGGCGACCGCCGGCCGGCTCGCGGCGGCGTACCGCGAGGGTGGCCCGCACGCGGCCCGCTTCCCCGGGCTGCTCTGGCCGTTCACCCTCTATCTGCTCGGCGACAGCTCCCGGGTGCTCGGCCACATCGACGAGGTGGTCGCCAACTGCCGGCGGTACGGGGGCGACTGGGAGCTGGCCTCGGCGCTGATGTTCCGCACCCATGCGACCGTGGACTCGCCCGGCGGCCTGGAGCGCACCGACGCGGACTGGGCCGAACTCCAGTCGCTCAACGAACGGCTCGGCGACCGCTGGATGCGCGCCCAGGTGCACACCGCCCGGGCCGAGATCGAGTCGGCCCGGGGGCACTACGCCGTCGCGCGCGCCGAGTACGAGGCGGCGCACCGGCTGGGCGAGGAGCTGGGCGCCCACGGCGAGGGCGCGTACCGGCTGGCCCGGATGGCGGAGCTGGCCCACCGCGGCGGCGCCGACGCCGCCGCGGAGGGACTGCTCGACCAGGCGATCGAGGAGGCCGAGCGGTACGCGGTGTGGGACGCGCTGACCTACACCCGCTACCTTCGGGCCCTGCTTCTGCTGGAAGCCGGCGAGGTCCAGGAGGCCAGGGCGCTGTGCGACGAGGCCCTGGCGCATGTGGGGGACGGCACACCGCCGCCGATGTTCCATGTGATGCTGCACGGTCTGGCGGCCCGGATCACGGCGGCCGAGGGCGATCCGGCCGCGGCGCTGGACCAGGTGGCCCTGGCGGCGCGGACGGCGCTGGACTCGGGCTGCACCGAGCCGGTCGTCGCGGGCCAGCTGGACACGGCGGCGCGGCTGCTGGCCGTGCTGGGCGACGCGCGGTCGGCGGTACGGCTGTCGGCCGCGGCCGAGTCGGTACGGGCGCCGCTGCCGCGCAGTGTGCCCGAGCAGGCGGGCGAGGACGAGGTACGGCGGCTGGCCGGAGCGGTGCTGTCGGCGGCGGAGCGGGCCGAGGAGCGGGCGGCGGGCGCGGCGCTGGACGCGGAGGCTGCGGTGCGGCTGCTGGCCGGGCTGGCGGAGGGCGGAACGGCCGCGAGGTCGGCGGGTGCGGCCGAGCGGCGGGCAGCAGGCGCGAGGGCTCCGGGCGGAGGAGCGGCGGCCGGGCGGGAATAGCGGGGGCCGGCCGCCCGGTTGTCCGTGTTTGAGGGTTCAAGCATCAGCGGGGTCGTACGTGCCCGCGCGGATGCGCCTTCGTCCACGTCCAATTAGCCCGGGCCGGTCCTGATCCGATGATCGGCTCACCGCATGACCGGGAGTGAGAGAAGCCGTGAAGGTCGAGATCTGGTCCGACATCGCGTGTCCTTGGTGCTACGTCGGCAAGGCCCGCTTCGAACGCGCGCTGGCCGCCTTCCCGCAGGCCGACTCCGTCGAGGTGGTCTACCGGCCGTTCCAGCTCGACCCGGGCGCGCCGCACGAGCCCCGGCCGCACCACGAGATGATGGCCGCCAAGTTCGGGCCGCAGGGCGCGGCGATGGACGGGCGGATCGCCGCCCTGGGTGCCGCCGAGGGCCTCACCTTCGACTTCGCGACGGTCCTGGAGAACAACTCGCTGCTCGCCCACCGGCTGCTGCGCTTCGCCCTGGACTCCTACGGCCCCGAGACACAGGCCCGGCTCAAGGGCCGGCTGATGTCCGGGCACTTCGGCGAGGGCATGGACATCGGCGACCACGGCCAGCTCACCGAGGCGGCCGTCGCCGCCGGGCTCGACCGGGACGCCGTGACGGCCTTCCTCGACAGCGACGCCCTGCGCGACGAGGTGGTCGGCGACATCGAGCAGGCCAGGGAGATAGGCATCACCGCCGTGCCGACCTTCGTCTTCGAGGGCCAGTGGGCCGTGCAGGGCGGGCAGGAGACATCCGTCTTCCTGCGGGCGCTGGAGCAGGTGGCGAAGGAGACGGCCGCGGTGCAGACACCCGACGCCTACGCCGCCGGTGACGCCTGCGCGGACGGCGTCTGCGAGGTCCCGGCCGAGCGGCCCGCTACGAGCAGCTGATCACCGAGTCCGCCCAGTCGGCGAGATTCGCCTGTCCCAGTCCTCGACCCCCTCCGTGCCCCCGGCCTCCACCGAAGCCGGGGGCACTGTCGGTCTCGTCCGGCTCCACGACCAGCCTGATCGTCCGATAACCCGTGAGCCCGATGTGCACCGGCACGGCCGCGTCGCCGCCGCGCACCGGCCCGGAGGACCACAACTGGTCGTCGTCCCCGTACACCGAGAAGCGCACGGCGGTCCGCAGCCTGCCGACCAGGTCGTCGACCCCCGCGCGGGCGTCGTACGAGACGCAGGCGCGATTGAGGTCGATGGTCACGGTGGAGGGGGCGTGCACGCTGATGCCGTGGTCGTACCAGGTGCCGCCGATGCTCAGACCCCAGCGGTTCCACCACCAGCTCCCGGGGGTACGGCGGATGGTCGGCTCGGTGGCCTCGCGGCCGGGGCGGCCGACGGGGAGCGAGTTGACCTGGTAGGCCGTCGGCGCGGGTGGCGGGGGCGGAGTCGTGGGCGGCGGCGTCGTCGGCACCTGGCTGGGTGACGGCTTCGGCTTCGGCTCCGGGGTGGGGCTGGGCGTGGGCGTGGGTGTGGGGCTGGGCTTCGGACGCGGTTTGGGCGGCGGCGGGGCCGCCTTCCGCGTCGTCGGGGCGGGACTCGGCGGCGGTACGACCACGGGCGCCGACGCCGGGGGCGGCGGCGGGGGCGGCGCGGTGGTGGGCGCGGGCGGCGGCACGGACGCCACGGGCGCGGCGGCCGGCGGCTTGGCCTGCGGCTTGACCGGAGGCTTCTCGTGGCCGCCGGTGAGAGTGAAGGCGAAGGCGGTCGCGGCCGCCGCCACGACCACGGCCGCGGCGATGCCCACCTTGGCGGGCGCGCCCAGTCCCTCGCCCACCGCGGCGCCGCCCGCGGCGCCGGTGGTCCCGGACCCCGCGGCGGCCGCGGCCGCGCCTCCGGCGGCACCCGCCGCCGCGGCGGCTCCGCCGACCACCACGATCCCGGCGGCCTTGCTCGCGTAGACGGCGGCGAACCAGCCGATGTACGCGACCGGCAGCAGACCCTTGAGCGCCGAGTTGAGATCCGCCAGTTCGAGCGAGGCGGCCGTGCAGCGGGTGCACTCTTTCAGGTGACGGTTCAACTCGCGGTCGGCGCGCGTCCGCAGAGCGCCGCGGGCATGCGCGCCGAGCCGGTCGGCGTACCGCGCGCACGCGCCCTCGGCGGTGAGCGTGGAGCTGACGTGCGCCTGCAGATACGCCTGGCGCAGGCCCTCACGGGCCCGGTGGGCGAGTACGGCGGTGGCGTTGGGCGTCAGGCCGAGCAGGGGCGCGATGTCGCTGGGCGACTCGTCCTCGACGGCGGTGTGCCACAGCACGGTCTGCCAGCGCTCGGGCAGGGTGCGGAACGCCTGGATGGCCAGCGACCGTTCGGCCTCGCGCATGGCCCGGACGTCCGCGCCGAGGTCGGCGGACGCCTCGGTGGCCGTGGCACCGGCCGAGGTGACGGCGAACACCGCGAAGTCCTCGACGAGTTGCTCGCGCTTGGCGGTGTTCCCCCAGGAGGCGGCGACCCTCCTGACGGTGGTGAGGAGATAGGCGCGCACGGCGGACTCGGGGCCGCTGCCGCCGCGGATCGCCTGGAGGGTGCGGGCGAAGACCTCGCCGGTCAGGTCCTCGGCGGTGTAGGCGTCGCGGCAGCAGGAGCGGGCGTAGCGGCGTACGGCCTCGGCGTGCCGGCGGTACAGCTCCTCGTACGCGCTGTCCCGGCCGCCGCGGACCTCGGCGACCAGTTCGGCGTCCGACAGGTCGGAGCGGTCCCCGGGCCCGTCGTCGGGGTGACCCGCGGGGTGCCGGTCGCCGTCGGAGGGAGCGGACTCGGGTGCCTTCCCGGGTGTGTGGCCCGGTGCGGATTCCTGGTCCGGCGGGGGCGCGGGTGCGGGCACGCGCGCGGTCGCGGCGCCCGCCGGCTCGGGCCCCGATATCGATGGCGGGGCGTCAGGGGCGGCGGGCCCGGGGCGTGCTATGGGGTCACGCTGCCCCGGAACCCTGCGCGACGGCGGTCCGTCACCGAACTCCGAACCCGCCTCAGGGGCGCCGAATCCCCCGTTTGCCTCATTCACGGGGCAAGCGTGACACAGAAGATCCGGCCGTAGTCATGCCGACGGGTGGAACCACCCATCCGTGGCCGGACCGTTCACACATCCTCCACCCTCACTCGATCGAGGCAGTGCGTCGACGGCAGTTCAGCCCCGCGCGGGACCGGAAGAGGCCGCCGAGTCGGACGGCACGGCGTCGGACGGGTGCTCACCGACCCGGTCGGCGGGCCGTTCCGCGGCACGGTCCGCGGCCCTTTCGCCCGTACGGTCGCCGATGCGGTCGCCGGGCCGGGAACGCAGACCGTCCAGCAGGATGTCGAGCAGCCGCGCCGAGGCCGCCGCGTGCTGGGCGGCGTCCGGCAGCGCGGGCGCGGAGGTGGCGATGACCAGCAGGACATCGGCCACCGACACGTCGACCCGCAGCTCACCCGCCTCCCGTGCCCGGTCCACGAGTTGGCCCACGACGTCGAGCAGTACCCGGATGCCGTCCTGGTCGTCGGCGCCCGTGCCCTGGCCGCGGCCGGTGTGCTCCTCGGCGAGGTCGCCGAGTCCGCCACCGGCCGCCGCGAGCGGAGTGCGCTGCTGCGGCACCCGCGCGGGCTCGTCACCGGCCGACGCGTACGGGTCGGCGCCAGGGGTGCCCTGCACCCGCAGGACCTGCGGCGGCAGCAGCCGCCCGGCGCCCGAGGCGGCCGAGGTGCGCAGGAAGCGGGCGAGCGCGGACCATGCCTCGTTCTCCTGGCCGAGCGCGGTGCGCGCCTGCTCGGTCAGCCGCGCGGTCTCCTCCTCGGCGATCCGCCTGACCAGCACGTCCTTGCTGGGGAAGCGGCGGTAGACGGTGCCGACGCCGACCCGGGCACGCCGGGCCACGTCCTCCATCGGCGCGCCGTAGCCCAGCTCGCCGAACACCTCGCGGGCGGCCCGCAGGACGTGTTCGAGGTTGCGCTGGGCGTCGACCCGCAGCGGGGCCGCCCGGCCCACGCCGCTGTGCGCTTCCGCACTCGCCGTCACTGTGTGCTGAGAGTCCTGAATTTGCATATGCGTATCCCCCGGAAAATCGTCAGTCTCCCCCCGGAGACTCCCCACCCATTACGAAGATCGCTGCGCGTCCCGCGCAGTACTACGAGATACGAACATAGTTGAGGCCGCGTCAAGAAAGAAGGGGGCGTTCCCAGCCGTGGCGGGCCCCGATCGGCGCAACGCGGGGCCCTTCTCGCCTTGCGGCCCCCGGCCTGTCACGGGTGCGCCCGCTGACCTGCCAGGTCGCCGATTTCCCGGAATGATCCTGTCCGCCCTGTGGACAAACGGCTCCGGTCCATTGCGTCATGGAGCAATGACGGACTCGGCAGCCATGGCCAAGGCAAGCACACCGCGTATTCTCGTCCTCGGCGGTGGTTATGTGGGGATGTATACCGCCCTGCGGCTCCAGCGGAGGCTCCGGCGCGGGGAGGCGGAGGTCGTGGTCGTCGACCCGCAGCCGTACATGACGTACCAGCCCTTCCTGCCCGAGGCGGCGGCCGGTTCCATCTCCCCGCGGCATGTCGTGGTGCCGCTGCGCCGGGTGCTGGGCAAGTGCCGGATCGTGGTGGGCGAGGCGCGGTCCGTCGACCCCGTCAAGCGGGTCGTCTCCGTCGTCACCCCGGCCACGGAGGAGGAGGGCGGCAACGCGCTGGAGCTCTCGTACGACCATCTGGTCGTCGCACCGGGATCCGTCTCCCGCACCCTGCCCGTGCCCGGACTGGCCGAACACGGCATCGGCTTCAAGACCGTCGAGGAGGCCATCGGGCTGCGCAACCACGTACTGGAGCAGCTGGACATCGCCTCCTCCACCCGCGACGCCGCCATCCGCGAGGCCGCCCTCACCTTCGTCTTCGTCGGCGGCGGCTACGCGGGCGTCGAGGCGCTCGCCGAGCTGGAGAACATGGCCCGCTACGCCGTGCGCTACTACCACAACGTCCGCGCCGAGGACATGAAGTGGGTCCTGGTCGAGGCGACCGGCCGCATTCTGCCCGAGGTCGGCGAGGTCATGGGCAAGTACGCCATACGCGAGCTGCGCGGGCGCAATGTCGACATCCGGCTCGACACCCGGCTGGAAGCCTGCGACCACCGGGTCGCCGTGCTCTCCGACGGCGACCGGCTGCCCACCCGGACGGTGGTGTGGACGGCCGGGGTCAAGCCCGCGCCGCTGCTCGCCGCCACCGGACTGCCGCTGAACGCACGCGGGCGGCTGCGCACGGAGGCGACGCTGCGGGTGGTGGACTGCGCGGAGGTGTGGGCGGCGGGCGACGCGGCGGCCGTGCCGGACATCGCCGCCGAACAGCCCGGCACCGAATGCGCGCCCAACGCCCAGCACGCGGTGCGCCAGGCCAAGGTGCTCGCCGACAACGTCATCTCCCAATTGCGCGGCGGCCCGCTGACCGAGTACCGGCACAAGTACGCCGGCTCGGTCGCCTCTTTGGGTCTGCACGAAGGCGTCGCACACATCTACGGCCGAAAGATCAAGGGCTATCCGGCGTGGTTCATGCACCGCGTTTACCACCTCAACCGGATGCCCACCTTCAACCGCAAGGCACGGGTGCTGGCCGAGTGGATTCTGGCCGGGCTCTTCAAGCGGGAGATCGTCTCGCTCGGATCGCTGGAACACCCGCGCGCCGAATTCGAACTCGCGGCCGGGGCCGGCCGTAAACCCGACGCGCCCTGACCCGCCCGGGACCCTTGCGATTCCCCCCGGGGCCGCCGGTCGGCCACACTGGGTGGGTGACCACGCGTGCACCAGCACCGGCAAAGAGTGACAAAAACGAGGAATCGGACGTTTGAACCTTACGCGTTGGAGCGCCCGGCTCCCCGGAACACAGCGACGTGGCGGCGTCCCGGCCGCGCGCGGCAAGATCGGCGGCCCGGCCGGTGAGTCCGGCGGCAGCTCAGGCGGCAGCACGTCCGGGGCCGCCGAACCGGCGCCGTCCCCGGCGTCCTCCGCTCCCTCCACCGACCCCACCGGCGAACCCTCCGTCCCCGGTGTCCTCAGCCGGCTCCCGGCACTCATCGCCGTCACCCACGGGCCCGCGCACCGCGTCCGCTTCGTCAACGACGCCTACACCGATGTCTTCGGCCCCCGCGTCACCGGCGCCCCGGCCCGCGAAGCCCTCCCCGAACTCGACGAACTCGGCCTGCTCCCGCTCATGGACCAGGTCCACCGCAGTGGCAAGCCGCGAACCGTCAAAGCCCGCAGGGTCACCTGGGCGGATGATTCCGCCGTCACCCGTCCGGGTTACTTCACCTTCACCTGCACCCCCGTCGAGGCCGACGACCCCGACCCCGAACGCCGGGGCGTCCTCGTCTTCGCCGCCGACGTCACCGACCAGGTGCTCGCCGCCGACCGCCTCCGCGAGAGCGAACGCCGGCTGCACGAGACCGCCGTCACCCTCCAGCGCAGCCTGCTGCCGCAGGAACTCGAACAGCCCGACGACCTCCGGGTGGCTGCCACCTACCAGCCCGGCGGCACCGACGCCGCGGTCGGCGGCGACTGGTACGACGTCATCACCCTCGGCGCCGGACGCACCGCCCTGGTCATCGGCGACGTGATGGGCCGAGGAGTGCGGGCCGCCGCCGTGATGGGCCAACTGCGCACCGCCGTACGCGCCTACGCCCGGCTCGACCTGCCCCCGCACGAGGTCATCCAGCTCCTCGACGGGCTCGCCAGCGAGATCGACGCCACCCAGATCGCCACCTGCGTCTACGCCGTCCACGACCCCAGCGAGGGCCGGCTCTCCTACGCCAGCGCCGGTCACCTCCCCATCCTCATCCGCGACCCCGACGGCACCGTCCGCCGTACCGAGGAACCCACCGGGCCACCGCTCGGCACGGGCGGCTGGATGCACACCTCCGGCACCCTGCCGCTCGGCCCCGGCTGCACGGCCGTCCTCTACACCGACGGCCTCATCGAACGCCGTGACCAGGACATCGACGAGGGCGTCACCGCCCTGACCCGCGCCCTGGCGGGCGCCACCGGCTCACCGCAGGTGATCTGCGACCGCCTGATGCGCGCGCTCGGCGTCACCTCGGAACACGACGACGACGTGGCCGTGCTCGTCCTGCAGTACCCCGACCACACAGGGGCCGAGGCCGAACTCTTCCGCAACGCCTCCCTCGAACTCCTCGGCGGCATCGAGGCCGCGCCCCGGGCCCGCGCCTTCGCCTCCGGGGTGCTCGCCTCCTGGCGCTTCCCCGTCGACCTTCGCGACCTCGGCGTCCTCGCGGCCAGCGAACTGGTCGCCAACTCGCTCAAGCACGGCACACCGCCGATGCGGCTGCGGCTGCGTCGTACGGACCGCCGGCTGATCATCGAGGTCACCGACGGCGACGACCACCTGCCGCGCCGGCGCCGCGCGGAGCCCGCGGACGAGGCCGGCCGGGGCATCTCGATCATCGCGACGATCGCCTCCGGATGGGGATCGCGCCGGACACCGGGCGGAGGGAAGGCGGTGTGGTGCGAGTTCGCCCTGCCCGCAGGGTAGAACCGCCGGCTCGGGACACCCTTGGGCGCACCGGGCTCGGGCTCAGGCCGGTATTCGCTCCGTGGCGAGGGGCTCCGCGGGGGCGGAGTGGGCCACGACACGGGTCGGCCGCGGGGGAGTGTCCTGGACCGGGGTGAGATGGCGGGCCATCCGCAGGGCGGTCAGCGAGATCGCCAGCGAGGACACCACCAGCAGCACGATGTACGTGTCGTACGCGCCCGCCGCCGCGATCAGACCACCCACGGCGGGGCCCAGCGCCAGCGCGAGCTGCTTCACCAGGGCGAAGGCCGCGTTGTACTGCCCGATCATCCGGGCCGGAGCCAGATCGGCCACCAGCGGGGAGACCGTCGGAGCCAGCATCGCCTCGCCGAGGCCGAAGAGCGCGTACGTCACGATGATCGCCATCACAGCCATCGTGTGCTCCCGGTGCACCAGGCCGGACACACCCGCGACCAGCCAGGCCACTGCCCAGACGACACCGACGGCCGCGATGACCCGGCTGCGCCGCCGCTGCTCGACCAGCCGCAGCACCACGAACTGCGCGAGCACGATCACCGCCGTGTTCGCCGCGAGCGCGATCCCCAGCGTGGCCGGTGAGATCCGGGTGACCTCCACCGCGAACGCCGAGAGCCCCGACTCGAACTGCCCGTAGCACGCGAAGAACATCACGAAGCCGAGCGCGCAGACCATCACCATCGCCCGGTCCGAGGTCAGCATTCGCCAGCCGTCGGCCGGCGCACCGCCTGATCCGGCCGAGACCGACCGCTTCTCCGCGCGCACCGGCTGGGGAAGCCGGACACCCGCGACCACGGCACCCAGCATCAGGAACATCGCGGCCTCGATGGCGAACAGCCGGGTGAACGACGACGGATGCGCGGTGTCCACGATGAGCCCGCCGAGCAGTCCGCCGAGGCCCAGGCCCAGGTTGTTCAGAAAGAACTGCGTCGCGAACGCCCGGGACCTGGTCACCGCGGTC
It encodes the following:
- a CDS encoding MFS transporter, translating into MSTAMGAALRRIQLGNALSAFGNGFTVPFTFIYVSQVRGLGAGTAGAVLATFAIAALFVLPFTGRLIDRRGAVPVAVVGTVLAASGSLGLGLSGSEPVVIAAAGVLGAGMAVVQPSLATMIVWCSTAVTRSRAFATQFFLNNLGLGLGGLLGGLIVDTAHPSSFTRLFAIEAAMFLMLGAVVAGVRLPQPVRAEKRSVSAGSGGAPADGWRMLTSDRAMVMVCALGFVMFFACYGQFESGLSAFAVEVTRISPATLGIALAANTAVIVLAQFVVLRLVEQRRRSRVIAAVGVVWAVAWLVAGVSGLVHREHTMAVMAIIVTYALFGLGEAMLAPTVSPLVADLAPARMIGQYNAAFALVKQLALALGPAVGGLIAAAGAYDTYIVLLVVSSLAISLTALRMARHLTPVQDTPPRPTRVVAHSAPAEPLATERIPA
- a CDS encoding ATP-binding SpoIIE family protein phosphatase, which encodes MNLTRWSARLPGTQRRGGVPAARGKIGGPAGESGGSSGGSTSGAAEPAPSPASSAPSTDPTGEPSVPGVLSRLPALIAVTHGPAHRVRFVNDAYTDVFGPRVTGAPAREALPELDELGLLPLMDQVHRSGKPRTVKARRVTWADDSAVTRPGYFTFTCTPVEADDPDPERRGVLVFAADVTDQVLAADRLRESERRLHETAVTLQRSLLPQELEQPDDLRVAATYQPGGTDAAVGGDWYDVITLGAGRTALVIGDVMGRGVRAAAVMGQLRTAVRAYARLDLPPHEVIQLLDGLASEIDATQIATCVYAVHDPSEGRLSYASAGHLPILIRDPDGTVRRTEEPTGPPLGTGGWMHTSGTLPLGPGCTAVLYTDGLIERRDQDIDEGVTALTRALAGATGSPQVICDRLMRALGVTSEHDDDVAVLVLQYPDHTGAEAELFRNASLELLGGIEAAPRARAFASGVLASWRFPVDLRDLGVLAASELVANSLKHGTPPMRLRLRRTDRRLIIEVTDGDDHLPRRRRAEPADEAGRGISIIATIASGWGSRRTPGGGKAVWCEFALPAG
- a CDS encoding NAD(P)/FAD-dependent oxidoreductase, encoding MTDSAAMAKASTPRILVLGGGYVGMYTALRLQRRLRRGEAEVVVVDPQPYMTYQPFLPEAAAGSISPRHVVVPLRRVLGKCRIVVGEARSVDPVKRVVSVVTPATEEEGGNALELSYDHLVVAPGSVSRTLPVPGLAEHGIGFKTVEEAIGLRNHVLEQLDIASSTRDAAIREAALTFVFVGGGYAGVEALAELENMARYAVRYYHNVRAEDMKWVLVEATGRILPEVGEVMGKYAIRELRGRNVDIRLDTRLEACDHRVAVLSDGDRLPTRTVVWTAGVKPAPLLAATGLPLNARGRLRTEATLRVVDCAEVWAAGDAAAVPDIAAEQPGTECAPNAQHAVRQAKVLADNVISQLRGGPLTEYRHKYAGSVASLGLHEGVAHIYGRKIKGYPAWFMHRVYHLNRMPTFNRKARVLAEWILAGLFKREIVSLGSLEHPRAEFELAAGAGRKPDAP